The following coding sequences are from one Lycium ferocissimum isolate CSIRO_LF1 chromosome 3, AGI_CSIRO_Lferr_CH_V1, whole genome shotgun sequence window:
- the LOC132049106 gene encoding probable U3 small nucleolar RNA-associated protein 11: MSSYKNAIPRRAHKERAQPQARKKFGLLEKHKDYVVRATAFHKKEQALQKLKEKAAFRNPDEFYFKMVKTKTVDGVHRLESQANKYTQEELMLMKTQDIGYILQKVQSEKKKIEKLTAMLHSLDDQPSNRRVYYAEDREEAEELASKASERSNLAASNNLPSSIKRKTATSYRELEARKSRVRDLEKLYMDMAMQKELQKSGRKRKLREEELVNPTSKPVYKWRQERKR, translated from the exons ATGTCATCATACAAGAATGCTATTCCAAGAAGAGCTCATAAGGAGCGAGCTCAACC TCAAGCAAGGAAGAAATTTGGGTTGCTTGAGAAACACAAAGATTATGTTGTTCGGGCAACAGCATTCCACAAAAAAGAACAGGCTTTAcag AAACTCAAGGAAAAAGCAGCATTTCGAAATCCAGATGAGTTCTACTTCAAGATGGTTAAAACAAAAACTGTTGATGGAGTGCATAGATTGGA GAGCCAAGCAAATAAATACACTCAAGAGGAACTCATGTTAATGAAGACTCAGGACATAGGCTATATTTTACAGAAAGTTCAGAGTGAGAAAAAG AAAATTGAGAAGTTAACTGCCATGCTGCACTCGCTTGATGATCAGCCATCAAATAGACGTGTCTACTATGCCGAAGACAG GGAGGAGGCAGAAGAGCTAGCATCCAAAGCTTCAGAACGTAGTAATCTGGCTGCTTCTAACAACTTGCCTAGCAGTATTAAAAG GAAGACAGCTACCTCTTACAGAGAGTTGGAAGCAAGAAAGAGCAGGGTGAGAGATTTAGAGAAACTATACATGGATATGGCCATGCAGAAAGAATTACAG AAATCAGGAAGGAAACGCAAACTTCGTGAAGAAGAGCTTGTTAACCCAACATCCAAACCTGTCTACAAGTGGAGACAAGAACGTAAACGATGA
- the LOC132049104 gene encoding L-2-hydroxyglutarate dehydrogenase, mitochondrial-like, giving the protein MLEMMKPTNSITKTVFQKLKNISNNPPFSSSSLFEQYKSIPKEKVDCLVIGAGIIGIAIAKELSVNYGREVLVVDSAPIFGSGTSSRHSEVIHAGIYYPPNSLKASFCVRGKELLYKYCKDHEIPHKQIGKLIVASGLSEVPKLSALMTRGIQNGVEGLRMMEGYEATKLEPELQCVKALWSPSSGIVDSHSLMLSLVGEAESHGMTFSYNTAVIGGHIEGNQIQIHVSESDAIAKWNGRSELDSELILIPKLVVNSAGLSAPAVAKRMKGLPDGIIPASKYARGCYFTLSNSKSPFKHLIYPIPEVGGLGVHVTLDLNGQVKFGPDVEWIKGIDDIPSFLNMFDYSVQEDRARQFYPAIRKYYPGLKDGSLEPGYAGIRPKLSGPEEGPTDFVIQGEDIHGISGLVNLFGIESPGLTSSMAIAEHVAAKLLK; this is encoded by the exons ATGTTGGAGATGATGAAACCCACAAACTCAATAACAAAAACAGTATTCCAAAAACTCAAGAACATCAGTAATAATCCCccattttcatcatcatcactttTTGAACAATATAAATCAATCCCAAAGGAAAAAGTGGATTGTTTGGTAATTGGGGCAGGTATAATTGGCATAGCAATAGCTAAAGAACTTAGTGTAAATTATGGAAGAgaagttttggttgttgattcTGCACCAATATTTGGAAGTGGTACAAGTTCTCGTCATAGTGAAGTTATTCATGCTGGCATTTATTATCCTCCTAATTCtctcaag GCATCTTTCTGTGttagaggaaaagaattgctCTACAAGTACTGCAAAGACCATGAAATTCCACACAAGCAGATAGGCAAGCTAATAGTTGCTAGTGGATTATCAGAGGTTCCAAAGTTGAGCGCCCTCATGACTCGAGGAATTCAAAATGGGGTTGAGGGTCTGAGAATGATGGAGGGTTATGAAGCTACGAAGCTGGAGCCCGAATTGCAATGTGTTAAAGCTTTATGGTCACCTTCCTCCGGAATAGTGGATAGCCATTCCTTGATGCTATCGTTGGTG GGCGAAGCTGAAAGTCACGGGATGACTTTCTCTTACAATACTGCTGTTATTGGTGGTCATATTGAAGgaaatcaaattcaaattcaCGTTTCCGAGAGCGATGCCATTGCAAAGTGGAACGGGAGGTCTGAATTGGACTCTGAACTAATTCTTATTCCAAAGCTTGTAGTGAATTCTGCAGGCTTAAGCGCTCCAGCCGTTGCAAAACGAATGAAAGGCCTACCGGACGGTATCATTCCTGCTTCTAAATATGCTCGTGGTTGCTACTTCACACTGTCAAACTCTAAATCCCCTTTCAAGCACTTGATTTATCCTATACCTGAGGTTGGTGGACTTGGAGTGCATGTTACCTTGGATTTGAATGGCCAAGTCAAGTTTGGTCCTGATGTTGAATGGATAAAAGGAATTGATGATATTCCGAGTTTCCTCAACAT GTTCGATTATTCTGTCCAGGAAGACCGTGCGAGGCAATTCTACCCAGCGATAAGGAAATACTACCCTGGTCTGAAGGATGGATCTTTGGAGCCAGGTTATGCAGGCATCAGACCAAAGCTTTCTGGTCCAGAAGAGGGGCCTACCGATTTTGTAATTCAG GGAGAGGACATTCACGGTATATCTGGTTTAGTTAACctgtttggaattgaatcacCAGGCCTAACTTCCAGTATGGCTATTGCAGAACATGTTGCTGCTAAACTACTGAAATAA
- the LOC132050801 gene encoding triacylglycerol lipase SDP1-like, which produces MDISNEASVDFFSIGPSSIVDRTVAFRVLFCKSIARLRHKVFHFLIYYLYKIKNYLSYYLTPLIKWFHPRNPQRILVLVTLLAFLLRRYTNVKIRADMAYKRKFWKNMMRSALTYEEWAHGAKMLEKETPKMNEAEFYDEELVINKLQELQHRRHEGSLRDIMFFMRADLVRNLGNMCNPQLHKGRLHVPKLIKEYINEVSTQLKMVCDSDSDEILLEEKLSFMHETRHAFGRTALLLSGGASLGAFHVGVVKTLVEHKLMPRIIAGSSVGSIMCSVVATRSWPELQSFFEDSWHTLQPFEQMGGIFTVFRRIMRQGAVHEIRQLQVMLRHLTNNLTFQEAYDMTGRVLGITVCSPRKHEPPRCLNYLTSPHVVIWSAVTASCAFPGLFEAQELMAKDRSGNLVPYHPPFHWEPDQAASGNSSSRRWRDGSLEIDLPMMQLKELFNVNHFIVSQANPHIAPLLRIKEFVRAYGGNFAAKLAHLTEMEVKHRCNQVLKLGFPLGGLAKLFAQDWEGDVTVVMPATLAQYLKLIQNPSTLEVQKAANQGRRCTWEKLPVIKANCGIELVLDECVAILNHMRRLKRSADRAAATSHGLSSSTVRLNASRRIPSWNCIARENSTGSLEEDFARNWLSNNRNTHDHHVSDSESESADYNSWTRSGGPLMRTTSADKFIDYVHNLENNASQRLNRGLSIDLNNVVVPQMVIGREPLSPSPRVTTPDRRSDTEFDQRDIKIIVAEGDLLQTERTNNGIVFNVVRRGDLTPSNRSLDSENNSSLHDPMAECVQLESPEKDMDIISVSEDGENDQRLEDAVEEVTENQII; this is translated from the exons ATGGACATAAGTAATGAGGCTAGTGTTGATTTCTTTTCAATTGGACCTTCTTCAATTGTGGATAGAACAGTAGCCTTTAGAGTCCTGTTCTGCAAATCAATCGCGCGGTTGAGGCACAAAGTCTTTCATTTCTTGATATACTACTTGTACAAGATCAAGAACTATTTGTCATACTACTTGACACCTTTGATCAAATGGTTTCACCCTCGTAACCCACAAAGAATATTAGTGTTAGTAACACTTCTAGCCTTCTTGCTGAGGCGATACACGAATGTTAAAATCAGGGCTGATATGGCTTATAAGAGGAAATTTTGGAAGAACATGATGAGATCTGCCTTAACTTATGAGGAGTGGGCTCATGGTGCCAAAATGTTGGAGAAAGAGACCCCTAAAATGAATGAGGCAGAGTTTTATGATGAAGAATTAGTTATAAATAAACTCCAAGAACTTCAACATCGTCGTCATGAAGGATCTTTAAGAGACATTATGTTCTTCATGAGGGCTGACCTGGTGAGAAATCTTGGCAATATGTGTAATCCACAACTTCATAAGGGTAGGCTTCATGTGCCTAAACTTATTAAAGAATATATCAATGAGGTTTCAACTCAGTTGAAAATGGTATGTGACTCTGATTCAGATGAGATTTTATTGGAAGAGAAACTTTCTTTTATGCATGAAACAAGGCATGCTTTTGGTCGAACAGCTTTGCTTTTAAGCGGGGGCGCTTCATTAGGAGCTTTTCATGTTGGTGTGGTGAAGACATTGGTAGAACACAAGCTCATGCCTAGGATAATTGCTGGTTCAAGTGTTGGATCAATTATGTGTTCTGTTGTTGCAACTCGGTCTTGGCCCGAGCTGCAGAGTTTCTTCGAGGATTCTTGGCACACGTTGCAACCATTTGAACAGATGGGCGGAATCTTTACTGTTTTCAGGAGGATCATGAGACAAGGTGCTGTACATGAGATTAGGCAGTTGCAGGTGATGTTACGCCATCTCACGAATAATCTTACTTTCCAAGAAGCCTATGATATGACTGGTCGAGTTCTAGGGATTACAGTTTGCTCGCCTAGAAAACATGAACCTCCTAGATGTTTGAACTACTTGACTTCCCCTCATGTTGTTATATGGAGTGCTGTGACTGCTTCTTGCGCCTTTCCTGGTCTGTTTGAAGCTCAAGAACTGATGGCAAAGGATAGAAGTGGAAATCTCGTTCCTTATCATCCACCATTTCATTGGGAACCTGATCAGGCGGCTTCTGGTAATTCATCTTCTCGTCGATGGAGGGATGGTAGCTTGGAGATTGATTTGCCTATGATGCAGCTAAAAGAGCTCTTCAATGTAAATCACTTTATTGTGAGCCAGGCGAATCCACATATCGCTCCCTTACTCAGGATCAAAGAGTTTGTAAGAGCTTATGGAGGCAACTTTGCTGCCAAG CTTGCTCATCTTACTGAGATGGAGGTGAAACACAGATGTAATCAGGTATTGAAACTTGGTTTTCCCTTGGGGGGATTAGCCAAGCTATTTGCTCAAGATTGGGAGGGTGACGTCACTGTTGTAATGCCTGCCACTCTTGCTCAG TACTTGAAACTCATACAgaacccctctactttggaggTTCAAAAGGCAGCAAATCAAGGGAGGAGGTGTACTTGGGAGAAACTACCAGTCATTAAGGCAAATTGTGGAATTGAGCTTGTTCTTGATGAGTGTGTTGCAATACTCAACCACATGCGTAGACTAAAAAGGAGCGCCGACAGAGCAGCAGCCACTTCACACGGCTTGTCAAGCAGTACTGTCAGGCTTAATGCTTCTCGACGAATTCCTTCTTGGAATTGCATTGCGCGAGAGAATTCAACAGGCTCCCTTGAAGAAGACTTTGCGCGAAATTGGCTTTCTAATAATAGGAATACGCATGATCATCATGTTAGTGACAGTGAGTCTGAAAGCGCGGATTATAATTCTTGGACAAGATCTGGTGGTCCTTTGATGAGGACAACATCGGCTGATAAGTTTATCGACTATGTCCATAACTTGGAAAATAATGCTTCACAACGATTGAACAGAGGATTGAGTATTGACCTCAACAATGTTGTTGTTCCTCAGATGGTTATAGGCCGGGAGCCTCTTTCCCCGAGTCCACGG GTAACAACACCAGACAGAAGATCAGATACAGAATTTGATCAAAGAGACATCAAAATTATTGTAGCTGAAGGTGATTTACTACAGACTGAGAGGACTAACAATGGGATTGTCTTCAATGTGGTAAGGAGAGGAGACTTGACTCCATCAAATAGGAGTCTTGATTCAGAAAATAACAGTTCCTTGCATGATCCGATGGCCGAATGCGTGCAACTCGAAAGTCCAGAAAaggatatggatataatctcaGTATCAGAAGATGGAGAAAATGATCAGAGATTGGAAGATGCAGTAGAGGAAGTAACAGAAAATCAGATCATATGA